The Triticum dicoccoides isolate Atlit2015 ecotype Zavitan chromosome 6A, WEW_v2.0, whole genome shotgun sequence genome has a window encoding:
- the LOC119314354 gene encoding RNA-binding E3 ubiquitin-protein ligase MEX3C-like, which produces MNPDLSRCARHPSQPPFTGFCSACLLERLSAAALPATPPAPSPSPLPPPPPPPPRPAAAAAHEGEGRTTLLRLFQLHDQQDRPAPVGAGDQDPEPRAEPEPPPPLQRKRSLRQSCEWIVCCEHGHDPASWLPSRQSWDANDSASASASTSAAAAAASSTTAPASASALVLHPSSSKASLRPWWDRTRRAANPVAGFLSRSLSSQSWRETDAAARSRAQGHAAARVNGGSHSVSSSAGGVDSEVSPADSLHAHVHSAGRRDSLLRRFYWLGRSSSVHCPSPRRSPDTGMLRFHRTPSTTRSKTQARRRLRLFPARSHRHQQQQH; this is translated from the coding sequence ATGAATCCCGACCTGTCCCGGTGCGCCAGGCACCCGTCGCAGCCGCCCTTCACGGGCTTCTGCTCCGCCTGCCTCCTCGAGCGCCTCTCCGCCGCCGCGCTACCGGCCACGCCCCCGGCCCCCTCCCCgtccccccttccccctcctccccctcctcctcctcgcccggccGCGGCGGCGGCTCATGAGGGGGAGGGGCGGACCACGCTGCTCCGGCTCTTCCAGCTCCACGACCAGCAGGACCGGCCCGCGCCGGTCGGAGCTGGAGACCAAGATCCCGAGCCCAGGGccgagccggagccgccgccaccgctgcagcGGAAGCGCTCCCTCCGGCAGTCCTGCGAGTGGATCGTCTGCTGCGAGCACGGCCACGACCCCGCCTCCTGGCTCCCCTCGCGCCAGTCCTGGGACGCCAAcgactccgcctccgcctccgcctcaacctccgccgccgccgccgccgcgtccagcACCACCGCCCCTGCCTCGGCCTCCGCGCTCGTGCTCCACCCCAGCTCAAGCAAGGCCTCGCTCAGGCCGTGGTGGGACCGCACCCGCCGGGCGGCGAACCCGGTGGCGGGCTTCCTCAGCAGATCCCTGTCCTCCCAGTCGTGGCGGGAGACGGACGCCGCGGCGAGGTCCCGGGCGCAGGGCCACGCCGCGGCCCGGGTCAACGGGGGCAGCCACTCCGTGTCGTCGTCCGCGGGCGGCGTCGACTCCGAGGTGTCGCCGGCAGACTCGCTGCACGCGCATGTACATAGCGCCGGCCGCCGCGACTCCCTGCTCAGGAGGTTCTACTGGCTCGGCCGCAGCAGCAGCGTCCACTGCCCgtcgccccgccggagccccgacACCGGAATGCTGCGCTTCCACCGCACCCCTTCCACCACCAGGAGCAAGACCCAAGCGAGGAGGCGTCTCCGCCTCTTTCCTGCTCGCAGTCACAGACATCAGCAGCAACAACATTAG